One genomic region from Bos indicus isolate NIAB-ARS_2022 breed Sahiwal x Tharparkar chromosome 17, NIAB-ARS_B.indTharparkar_mat_pri_1.0, whole genome shotgun sequence encodes:
- the LOC139176671 gene encoding collagen alpha-1(I) chain-like — MALEGSPFQYQPAKAAGSCRQMRAGFPAPQGFRARAARPVLRNVPRPGHGSPLAGVAGEGAGLARRQHEACWCGAAAQPGRSRHGLQQPRQPAQPAPSSPHRPALLPALSAHSTMPRARADGQVETRGNRAWRQAPPLQAEKGASQPTRGPWAPQDARYLAATPQGLEHSGDREVDSPPPQEAKRPEGVTADCRGGAESGPAVTRGTGHSDSQQAAESQRHNQPLTPQTGQARHPRTWTSVGKRHAPTTRRWGPQEGPHASSHRGDVCACLAPPPQVHESWCAGCGETELPDPGRGRPQGPPSHVAGDGRPAQTGASGARPTGRAQERLPQEQGRSCKSNTGVPTTRNHQARTQQASDAAPVTNLHLEAQNPAAHAALTPSPSPQQQAPVIREHPSFTSSSGQTRCCRRHGLPCSPQRTRDAVSPGATLCPLELRLTAGPSAQPPERQPGPGTQGSTMAGTKDTWGHRTDGKARSFSSRMVTKGWKPRPGQESQKEALVSCPATPSAPSEAAGTFFLPVSKQSCWEETASPSPPEGRASGPGRAAQQLSARLQPPRAGRGRVPAALGRNKPGTEGRPARTHLRFCPRRPSQPSPHLQAPVRGSLTHLPSHLGKRGHEEREPPHPMLLQDPGAYGRISQLGPLFTHQSSLVASEQHRQENRKASGQSRPLKACEQAEEKAKGQRPQPGRERPPATCVRPGGPQQLFRCPRITQGHSQRQCARRLPQAELWGLQYVPRPSSVRRLGQDRRKLTCGLSADAAGNKSPPHPSDLSLVGGWALALSPGGQGTPAVGGADC; from the exons ATGGCCCTCGAAGGCTCGCCCTTTCAATACCAGCCCGCCAAGGCTGCTGGCAGCTGCCGCCAGATGCGGGCGGGCTTCCCGGCCCCCCAGGGCTTCAG gGCCAGGGCGGCCCGGCCGGTCCTCAGGAATGTGCCCAGACCCGGG CACGGCTCCCCGCTGGCAGGGGTGGCTGGTGAGGGGGCCGGCCTGGCTCGCAGGCAGCATGAGGCCTGCTGGTGTGGGGCCGCTGCCCAGCCTGGCAGGAGCCGCCATGGGCTGCAACAGCCCCGGCAGCCAGCCCAGCCAGCCCCAAGCTCCCCCCACCGCCCCGCACTGCTGCCCGCCTTGAGCGCCCACTCCACCATGCCCAGAGCCCGGGCAGATGGACAG GTGGAAACGCGGGGGAACAGGGCCTGGCGACAGGCGCCCCCCCTCCAAGCAGAGAAGGGGGCATCCCAGCCCACTAGGGGGCCGTGGGCCCCTCAAGATGCCCGCTACCTGGCCGCCACGCCCCAGGGTCTTGAGCACAGTGG CGACAGAGAAGTGGACAGCCCTCCGCCCCAGGAAGCAAAGCGGCCCGAGGGGGTGACCGCGGACTGCCGAGGCGGGGCAGAAAGCGGGCCGGCGGTGACCCGCGGGACGGGGCACAGCGATTCCCAGCAGGCGGCTGAGTCTCAGAGGCACAACCAGCCCCTCACTCCACAGACTGGGCAAGCCCGCCATCCAAGGACCTGGACAAGCGTGGGGAAGCGGCACGCGCCCACAACTCGGAGGTGGGGACCCCAGGAGGGGCCGCACGCCTCTTCTCACAGGGGCGACGTGTGCGCGTGCCTCGCACCACCACCTCAGGTGCACGAGAGCTGGTGTGCTGGCTGCGGGGAGACAGAGCTTCCGGACCCAGGGAGGGGCCGCCCCCAGGGTCCCCCCAGCCACGTGGCCGGGGACGGGAGGCCCGCGCAAACTGGGGCTTCCGGGGCCAGGCCCACAGGACGCGCCCAGGAGCGCCTCCCCCAGGAGCAAGGCAGGAGCTGCAAGTCCAACACAGGCGTCCCCACGACCCGGAACCACCAGGCCCGA ACTCAGCAAGCCTCTGACGCTGCACCTGTGACTAACTTGCACCTGGAGGCGCAGAACCCGGCAGCCCACGCTGCGCTCACACCCAGCCCGAGTCCGCAGCAGCAGGCGCCGGTCATTCGGGAACA CCCCTCCTTCACGAGCAGCAGCGGGCAGACGCGGTGCTGTCGCAGACACGGCCTGCCCTGCTCGCCCCAGAGAACGCGCGACGCTGTGTCCCCTGGCGCGACGCTGTGTCCCCTGGAGTTGAGGCTCACCGCTGGGCCTTCTGCACAGCCCCCGGAGAGGCAGCCTGGCCCAGGCACCCAGGGGAGCACCATGGCCGGCACCAAG GACACGTGGGGACACAGGACTGATGGCAAGGCCCGCTCCTTCAGCTCACGGATGGTCACCAAAGGCTGGAAACCTAG GCCAGGccaggagtcccagaaggaggCCCTGGTCTCTTGTCCCGCCACCCCCAGTGCCCCATCCGAAGCCGCGGGCACCTTCTTCCTCCCGGTGTCCAAACAGAGCTGCTGGGAAGAAACCGCCAGCCCCTCTCCACCAGAGGGAAGGGCCTCGGGTCCTGGGAGGGCGG CCCAGCAGCTCAGCGCCCGCCTGCAGCCGCCCAGAGCAGGCAGGGGCCGAGTGCCGGCTGCCCTCGGACGGAACAAGCCCGGGACAGAGGGCCGGCCGGCCAGGACTCACCTGAGGTTCTGCCCCCGGCGCCCCTCCCAGCCCTCGCCCCACCTCCAGGCCCCGGTCAGGGGCTCCCTCACACACCTTCCCAG CCACCTGGGGAAGAGGGGCCATGAAGAGCGTGAGCCCCCACACCCGATGCTTCTCCAGGACCCTGGAGCCTACGGGAGGATCAGCCAGCTGGGCCCGCTCT TTACTCACCAGAGCTCACTGGTAGCTTCCGAGCAGCACAGGCAGGAGAACCGCAAGGCCAGTGGGCAATCCCGCCCTTTGAAGGCCTGTGAGCAGGCTGAGGAGAAGGCCAAAGGGCAGCGACCCCAGCCTGGGCGAGAGAGACCTCCAGCCACCTGTGT CCGGCCCGGCGGCCCTCAGCAGCTCTTCAGGTGCCCCCGTATCACCCAGGGGCACTCCCAGAGACAGTGTGCCCGGCGCCTTCCCCAGGCTGAGCTCTGGGGGCTGCAATACGTGCCA AGGCCCTCCTCAGTCAGGCGCCTGGGCCAGGACCGGAGGAAGCTGACCTGTGGTCTCTCTGCAGACGCAGCTGGGAACaagagccctccccaccccagtgaTCTGTCcctggtgggggggtgggcacTGGCCCTCAGCCCCGGTGGGCAAGGCACACCAGCCGTGGGTGGGGCCGACTGCTAG